In one window of Deinococcus aquiradiocola DNA:
- a CDS encoding NUDIX domain-containing protein: protein MSDTPGSTAVLYDGHIVKLELQDGKWEIVRHRDAVSVLVLDGEGRMLCVRQPRRAIGTDTVEAPAGLIDDGETPEQAARRELQEEAGLDGDMRLLTRYYSSPGFSDEQIYLYHATNLRESRLPMDDDEQIEVEWLQPRAVLEGLRDGTMTGSATTVTAALYALQVQA, encoded by the coding sequence ATGAGCGACACGCCCGGCAGCACCGCAGTTCTCTACGACGGACACATCGTGAAACTGGAACTTCAGGACGGCAAGTGGGAGATCGTGCGGCACCGGGACGCCGTCAGCGTCCTCGTGCTGGACGGCGAGGGCCGGATGCTGTGCGTGCGGCAGCCGCGCCGCGCCATCGGCACGGACACGGTCGAGGCGCCTGCCGGACTGATCGACGACGGCGAGACGCCCGAGCAGGCCGCGCGCCGCGAACTGCAGGAGGAGGCGGGCCTGGACGGCGACATGCGCCTCCTGACGCGGTACTACTCCAGTCCCGGCTTCAGCGACGAGCAGATCTACCTGTATCACGCCACCAATCTGCGCGAGTCGCGCCTCCCGATGGACGACGACGAGCAGATCGAGGTGGAGTGGCTGCAGCCGCGCGCGGTGCTGGAAGGCCTGCGGGACGGCACCATGACCGGGAGTGCCACGACCGTCACGGCGGCCCTGTACGCCCTGCAGGTGCAGGCGTGA
- the ribF gene encoding riboflavin biosynthesis protein RibF: MKTYVSPTQRPDTETVVAVGSFDGVHLGHQALLARLKERARHYRVPSVVYTFDPPTRVLMQGVEFLSTLPEKLDLLARYGIDEVIAVPFTPEFAARPKEAFLDDLRTLRPRALVVGEDFHFGKGRAGGLADLKGVSGDVVALPMHSLGGEDIKSTRVREMLKAGDVEGASRFLGRHYDAQGVVVRGDQLGRTIGYPTANIRVPEGKALPLGVFAARTIIDGQAYPGMANVGYRPTVDGRELRFEVNLFDFDGDLYGQEVQVKFWHYLRGETRFSGLDALRAQLAQDALDARARLSE; encoded by the coding sequence GTGAAGACGTACGTCTCCCCCACCCAGCGGCCCGACACCGAGACGGTCGTCGCGGTCGGGAGTTTCGACGGGGTGCACCTGGGGCATCAGGCGCTGCTGGCGCGCCTGAAGGAACGCGCGCGGCATTACCGGGTGCCGAGCGTGGTGTACACCTTCGACCCGCCCACGCGCGTCCTGATGCAGGGCGTGGAGTTTCTGAGCACCCTGCCCGAGAAGCTCGACCTGCTGGCCCGCTACGGGATCGACGAGGTGATCGCCGTGCCGTTCACGCCGGAGTTCGCGGCGCGGCCCAAGGAAGCGTTCCTGGACGACCTGCGGACCCTGCGCCCGCGCGCGCTGGTGGTCGGGGAGGACTTTCACTTCGGGAAGGGCCGCGCGGGTGGCCTCGCCGACCTGAAGGGCGTGAGCGGCGACGTGGTGGCGCTCCCCATGCACAGCCTGGGCGGCGAGGACATCAAGAGCACGCGGGTGCGCGAGATGCTGAAGGCCGGGGACGTGGAGGGCGCTTCGCGCTTCCTGGGGCGGCATTACGACGCGCAGGGCGTCGTGGTGCGCGGTGATCAGCTGGGGCGCACCATCGGGTACCCGACCGCGAACATCCGCGTGCCGGAAGGCAAGGCGCTGCCGCTCGGGGTGTTCGCGGCGCGCACCATCATCGACGGGCAGGCGTACCCCGGCATGGCGAACGTCGGGTACCGCCCGACCGTGGACGGCCGCGAACTGCGTTTCGAGGTGAACCTCTTCGATTTCGACGGGGACCTGTACGGGCAGGAGGTACAGGTGAAGTTCTGGCATTACCTGCGCGGCGAGACGCGCTTCTCCGGCCTGGACGCCCTCAGGGCGCAGCTGGCGCAGGACGCACTGGACGCCCGCGCCCGCCTCAGCGAGTAG